GACGCGCATGGGGATCACGTCGAGATACTCCGCCAAGTATCGTGCGAACCCGCCCTGGATCAGCACCGTGGCGAAGATCACGAGGAAGACCGTGCCCACGAGGATCGTCGCGGCATCGACGAGGCCTGCGTCCCTGAGTTGGACCGCGAACAGCGTTGCCACAGAGGCCGGGATGATCCCCCGGGGACCGATGAAGCTCACGAACATCTTCTCCTCGCGGGTGAACCGATCACCCCTCGTCGAGAGCGCCACGCCCACCGGTCGGAGCACGAGCGCAACTACCACCACGACCACGAGACCGCCCACACCCAACGCGAGGAGGTCACCGACGTTCAGCAGGGCTGCAAGCGCGATGAACACAAAGGAAAGCACCAGCAAGGTGATGTCGCCCCCGAAGTCGGTGATGTCGGCCTCGTAGGGGATGTCGAGGTTGCCGAGTACGATCCCGGCGGTGGCGACGGCGGCGATGCCTGCCTCCGGCGAGAGGCTGTCCGCGCCCGCGTAGGCCACCAGTGCGCCGGCGAGCACCAACAGTCGGGCGTTGCGCGGCGCGTTCGATGGCGAGAGGTCCACGTAGCGCAACCCGTACCACAACACCGCGGCGACGATCAGCCCAACGAGGATGCCGATGCCGAGCTTCTCGGCGAACGCGGTCACCACGCTGCCGCCAGCCTCGTCCTCCACGATCACGACCTCAAAGACCACTACCGCGAGGATCGCGGCGGTGACGTCGTTGATGATTCCCTCGGTTTCGAGCGCGGTCCCCACCCGATCGCGCACGGGCACGACCTGGAGGATGGGCGCGATCACGGTCGGGCCGGTGGCGATCAGCAGCGAGCCCACCAGAAAGGCGACGTCCCAGGGCGCGCCGAGCGCGTAGCGCACCGCGGCGGCGGTCCCTACCAGCGAGATCACCGACCCGATCGTCACCAGTTTCAGCGTCGCCGAGGGGGCCGTTCGGAGGCGATCGATCCGGAGGTGAAAGGCCCCCTCGAAGACGATGATCGCCACCGCGAATCCGACGATCACCGGTAGGGCGTCGCCGAACGTGTCGATGGTGATGAGGCGACTTTCGAGCACGAACCCAGAGAGGGGGCCGAGGATCAGGCCGACCGACAGCAGGAAGATGATGCTCGGGACCCGAAACCGGTCGCCGAGCACCTGGGAGATCACGCCGAGCGCGATGATTGCCGCGACGAGCCCGATCAGCGCGCCAGCAGATGCCACTCGCGGCCCTCCATTAATAGACGTGAGACAACCGGCTCACATAAGCCCGTTCACTCCCGTCCGCGCCGAGCGTGGGATCGGACGGTCTCAGGCTTCGGATCCGGTCAAGTCCGCATATACGTCGATGTCTTCGACATCGGGGAACTTCGAGGCGATGTGGTCGCGGCACTCGTCGAGTTGTCACTGGAAGTCCTGACCCTGGGTACTGACGCGGGTGGAGATGGTGGCTGAGTGCACGACCTTCTGGTGCCTCTGATGGCTATATGAAGATTCGGGGTTTTGGAGGGAGGGT
This region of Halococcus salifodinae DSM 8989 genomic DNA includes:
- a CDS encoding cation:proton antiporter domain-containing protein gives rise to the protein MASAGALIGLVAAIIALGVISQVLGDRFRVPSIIFLLSVGLILGPLSGFVLESRLITIDTFGDALPVIVGFAVAIIVFEGAFHLRIDRLRTAPSATLKLVTIGSVISLVGTAAAVRYALGAPWDVAFLVGSLLIATGPTVIAPILQVVPVRDRVGTALETEGIINDVTAAILAVVVFEVVIVEDEAGGSVVTAFAEKLGIGILVGLIVAAVLWYGLRYVDLSPSNAPRNARLLVLAGALVAYAGADSLSPEAGIAAVATAGIVLGNLDIPYEADITDFGGDITLLVLSFVFIALAALLNVGDLLALGVGGLVVVVVVALVLRPVGVALSTRGDRFTREEKMFVSFIGPRGIIPASVATLFAVQLRDAGLVDAATILVGTVFLVIFATVLIQGGFARYLAEYLDVIPMRVIIVGGGRVGRALAERLEQRGENVVIVDNRQSAVEQARDAGHTAQVGDGTDTDVLRTAGAENAKILAAATGDDDVNLLVAQFGGTTFGIEDVIARVNQPENADAFEDLGVRTISSSLATAWAIDNAIERPALSNWMTELDRSGDVQEIEITAEDVVGRSVAELGTDLPDGSLIALVGRDGDSRVPDREVTVEHGDHVTVIGHTAAVQTAIDRLHPHE